The following are from one region of the Sulfurimicrobium lacus genome:
- a CDS encoding tetratricopeptide repeat protein — MSESKNLTLGEALQLAINHQQQGNLAQAEELYQRILQAIPEQLDALNLLGLLYSDQKRYALAEDLLQKAIRINPNIPEIHNNLGVVLEEQKKLGQAEASYRRAIAIKPDYAEAHNNLGNVLCLQNRLADSLASYQEAVRLRPEYIKAWNGFGTALKQMNDLEEAETCFQRVLQLDPGFVPALKNMGEVKALQARLDDAISWYTRASELAPDDSDTSLSMGLLLLKQDKMEEAAACLRKIPVEDRRGWDVYLLLADIYRGLKRLEDVIASYRSLSGSYPDRFDAHFLLGKTLWTHGVKLVDGEKTQALEEAVLAFKKAFVLHNDADVLTNIGSVCVEMKEYEIAAEYLQKALGLNLENVEAEYCLFR; from the coding sequence ATGAGTGAAAGCAAAAATCTGACTTTGGGTGAGGCGTTGCAACTGGCCATAAACCACCAGCAACAGGGGAATCTTGCGCAGGCGGAAGAACTTTACCAACGCATTCTTCAAGCGATTCCCGAGCAGTTGGACGCATTGAATTTGCTCGGATTACTTTATTCGGATCAGAAGCGTTACGCCCTGGCTGAAGACTTGTTGCAGAAAGCCATTCGAATTAACCCCAATATCCCGGAGATACATAACAACCTCGGTGTTGTTCTTGAGGAGCAAAAAAAACTGGGGCAGGCCGAGGCTAGTTATCGGCGAGCTATTGCCATCAAGCCGGATTATGCCGAAGCTCATAACAATCTGGGCAATGTCTTGTGCCTTCAAAATCGTTTGGCAGACTCGCTTGCCTCCTACCAGGAAGCAGTCAGGCTACGTCCTGAATATATCAAGGCATGGAACGGTTTTGGGACTGCATTGAAGCAGATGAATGACCTGGAAGAAGCAGAAACATGCTTTCAGCGAGTTTTACAACTGGATCCAGGCTTCGTGCCAGCACTGAAAAATATGGGTGAGGTGAAGGCATTGCAAGCGCGGCTGGATGATGCAATAAGCTGGTATACGAGAGCCTCTGAGCTGGCGCCAGACGATTCGGATACTAGCTTGAGCATGGGCCTCTTGCTGCTCAAGCAGGACAAGATGGAGGAGGCCGCAGCCTGCCTGCGAAAAATACCCGTGGAGGACAGGCGGGGGTGGGATGTTTATTTGCTGCTGGCCGACATATACCGTGGACTGAAGCGCCTGGAAGATGTAATTGCCAGCTACCGCTCGCTATCGGGCAGCTATCCCGACCGCTTCGACGCGCACTTTCTGCTTGGCAAAACACTCTGGACCCACGGTGTAAAGCTAGTTGATGGTGAAAAAACGCAGGCTCTTGAAGAGGCGGTCCTCGCTTTCAAAAAAGCTTTCGTGCTGCATAACGATGCGGACGTACTCACCAATATCGGTAGTGTGTGCGTCGAAATGAAAGAATATGAGATTGCGGCCGAATACCTTCAGAAGGCGCTTGGGTTGAATCTGGAAAATGTGGAAGCAGAGTACTGCTTGTTCAGGTAA